One Thermodesulfobacteriota bacterium DNA segment encodes these proteins:
- a CDS encoding SOS response-associated peptidase, whose protein sequence is MCGRFVKTTDKDDLQSRFGFEDPVGVLLEPRYNIAPTQLHPVVIIEDDKRVLRMMKWGLVPHWAKDPAIGYKMINARAEGIEDKPSFRTPFRKRRCLVIANGFYEWKKVEPKTKVPYLIRLKSGKPFAFAGLWEKWDKGPEPLETFTIITTENNELIEPIHNRMPVILHEKDESLWLDPELNDPEKLIPLLKPYPSEEMELYEVSTIVNSPRNDVPECILKKE, encoded by the coding sequence ATGTGCGGGCGGTTCGTGAAAACTACAGATAAAGACGATTTGCAGAGCCGCTTCGGATTCGAGGACCCTGTCGGTGTTTTACTGGAGCCGCGATACAATATCGCCCCTACTCAGCTTCACCCCGTCGTAATAATAGAGGATGACAAGCGCGTACTCAGGATGATGAAATGGGGACTGGTCCCTCATTGGGCGAAGGACCCCGCCATAGGGTACAAAATGATTAACGCGAGGGCTGAGGGCATAGAGGACAAGCCGAGCTTTAGAACCCCATTCAGAAAGAGAAGATGTCTTGTTATTGCGAACGGGTTTTACGAGTGGAAGAAGGTAGAGCCTAAGACGAAGGTCCCCTATCTCATTAGGCTTAAGTCAGGGAAACCCTTCGCCTTCGCCGGACTGTGGGAGAAATGGGATAAGGGACCCGAGCCCCTTGAGACGTTCACCATCATCACGACTGAGAATAATGAGCTTATCGAACCTATACACAACCGTATGCCCGTCATACTACATGAGAAGGATGAGAGCCTCTGGCTCGACCCTGAGCTAAATGACCCTGAGAAGTTAATCCCCCTCCTGAAACCGTACCCCTCGGAAGAAATGGAACTTTACGAGGTCTCGACTATCGTCAATTCACCCCGTAACGATGTGCCGGAGTGCATTCTGAAAAAAGAGTGA
- a CDS encoding Y-family DNA polymerase, with the protein MPKTSKIFALVDCNNFYVSCERVFNPSLNGKPVVVLSNNDGCAVALSDEAKLLIPMGTPIHECADVVRINKVHIFSSNYTLYADMSRRVKGVLTQFSPEIENYSIDESFLSLSGFTNVDLTDYGRRIRETVLRWTGIPTCVGIGTTKTLAKIANKLAKKNKMCQGVLNLTNHSRIEDFLASVDIGDVWGIGWQYTKLLKRYGINTALDLRNAPDGFIRKHMTVQRLRTAWELRGVSCLDIEEVVSDKKEIVSSRSFGKDVYTYKEVSEAIATYTTRAAEKLRAQGSICGYISVWVETNRFKDIPQYSNTITCSLPEPTAYTPMLIRYALHLLKRIYRDGYGYKKAGVALMDVVPATTVQLNLFMKFDHTKNEKLMSVMDDINAKWGGETLKTAASGCERAWEMKRASLSPRYTTNWDEIIKVRAG; encoded by the coding sequence ATGCCTAAGACCTCCAAAATATTCGCGCTCGTTGACTGCAACAACTTCTACGTCTCATGTGAGCGCGTATTCAACCCGAGCCTGAACGGGAAGCCTGTAGTAGTCCTCTCGAATAATGACGGCTGTGCTGTAGCACTCTCAGATGAAGCGAAACTGCTTATACCTATGGGGACCCCAATACATGAGTGCGCGGACGTAGTACGAATAAACAAGGTTCATATTTTTTCGAGTAACTATACTCTTTACGCCGATATGTCCCGGAGGGTTAAGGGGGTCCTCACGCAGTTTAGTCCCGAGATTGAGAACTACTCCATAGATGAATCCTTCCTATCCCTCTCAGGCTTCACGAACGTTGATTTAACCGATTACGGAAGAAGGATAAGAGAGACGGTTTTAAGGTGGACCGGGATACCCACATGCGTCGGCATAGGAACAACCAAGACTCTGGCCAAAATAGCGAACAAGCTCGCGAAGAAAAACAAAATGTGTCAGGGGGTTCTTAACTTAACGAATCATTCTCGTATCGAGGACTTCCTCGCGAGTGTCGATATAGGCGACGTTTGGGGCATCGGCTGGCAGTATACGAAGCTCCTAAAGAGGTACGGTATCAACACTGCCCTTGACCTCAGAAACGCCCCTGACGGCTTCATACGAAAGCATATGACGGTCCAGAGGTTAAGGACGGCGTGGGAACTACGGGGAGTGTCGTGTCTCGACATTGAGGAGGTAGTTTCGGATAAGAAGGAAATAGTGAGCTCTCGCTCCTTCGGGAAGGACGTATATACCTATAAAGAGGTTTCCGAGGCAATCGCAACCTACACGACGCGAGCGGCGGAAAAGCTCAGGGCTCAGGGATCCATATGCGGCTACATCTCCGTGTGGGTTGAGACGAACCGATTTAAAGACATACCCCAATATAGCAACACGATTACCTGTAGCCTCCCTGAACCCACGGCATACACTCCGATGTTAATCAGATATGCCCTTCACCTCCTCAAGAGGATATACAGAGATGGATACGGCTATAAGAAGGCGGGAGTAGCCCTCATGGACGTTGTACCGGCAACCACGGTCCAGCTTAACCTGTTTATGAAATTCGACCATACGAAGAACGAGAAGTTGATGTCGGTGATGGATGATATAAACGCCAAGTGGGGAGGCGAGACGTTGAAGACGGCGGCTTCGGGTTGTGAGAGGGCGTGGGAGATGAAGCGAGCCTCCTTATCGCCACGATATACAACGAACTGGGACGAAATAATAAAGGTGCGAGCGGGTTAA
- the umuD gene encoding translesion error-prone DNA polymerase V autoproteolytic subunit, with protein sequence MRVTEIGILKSASEFEIPLVSVRAPCGTGFPSPADDYAEEGLDLNRYVTEHPEATLYARAEGDSMIGAGIFDGDILVVDKALVNNANGRVITAWYNGHFTVKRLYTDPRLKRSFLISENPKYPPIEIHPETDFAIWAVVTWNVHRLSRELPDDVKSILYGMKK encoded by the coding sequence ATGCGAGTAACCGAAATTGGAATCCTGAAGTCAGCATCCGAGTTTGAAATACCTCTTGTCTCGGTCCGCGCCCCTTGCGGAACGGGGTTCCCTTCGCCTGCCGACGATTACGCAGAGGAAGGGCTCGACCTGAACCGATACGTAACAGAGCACCCCGAGGCTACCCTATACGCGAGAGCCGAGGGAGACTCCATGATTGGGGCCGGGATTTTCGACGGGGATATTTTGGTAGTGGATAAGGCTCTCGTTAACAACGCTAACGGCAGGGTCATCACGGCATGGTATAACGGGCATTTCACGGTGAAGAGGCTCTACACTGACCCGAGATTAAAGCGGAGCTTCCTCATATCCGAGAACCCCAAATATCCCCCTATCGAAATACACCCTGAGACAGATTTTGCGATATGGGCTGTCGTGACGTGGAACGTTCACAGGCTGTCGCGAGAGCTCCCCGATGATGTAAAAAGCATCCTGTACGGAATGAAGAAATAA
- a CDS encoding AAA family ATPase — protein sequence METQIKSPFVQEGAGKALKKECRNNHTSNITPRIDSETVKQAELSLLNMILEGEASFENVGLSVEDFSINDHGRIYGAMAALHGRGEEVSVLSVCNELAHVERADGGAWSLYLTSVVNIALPAGGIDYPVRVIREASRNRRLEEAGYRLYEAARDNDTEGVKRWSERVIELQAQREAGAEAEGGGGLRCVPLALCSSEPVKWLIDGLVPEGFPSYLYAREGLGKSFLAALLAIEVCRGGGSFMGHSYPEEPVNVLYVDYELSSGVHAERGEKISHGLNLPGIPENLFYSNPKVPIMAALPDIKKLIARNNIGFIIVDAWQSAGLDSFDPAVAAAYFAAMRGLGVSSLTIDHEKKTQNGIDSGGDSFYGGVHKLTQSRSGFRLTRTGDGKNPVTLLLRQTKNSFGPLAEDMTFDVNFEGDRISFTQSNAPNPEDRDCELIAKAIADMEAEGTRVNRTALTEYFAGVIGQKRLRLLLDKGDGELWESSPGDRTERLYKSRPAEWHPYKRGQSASVMNTVEGGEDCGYPEVLNG from the coding sequence GTGGAGACACAAATAAAAAGCCCCTTCGTGCAGGAAGGGGCGGGGAAAGCATTAAAAAAAGAGTGTAGAAATAATCATACCTCGAATATTACTCCCCGCATAGACTCCGAGACAGTAAAGCAGGCCGAGCTCTCGTTGTTGAACATGATACTCGAAGGCGAAGCGAGCTTTGAAAATGTTGGCTTGTCTGTCGAGGATTTCTCCATAAACGACCACGGGCGCATTTATGGAGCTATGGCGGCCCTTCATGGCCGAGGCGAAGAGGTAAGCGTATTGAGCGTATGTAACGAGCTTGCGCACGTAGAACGGGCGGACGGCGGTGCATGGAGCTTGTATCTGACAAGCGTCGTAAATATAGCCCTACCAGCCGGGGGGATTGATTATCCTGTCAGGGTGATTAGAGAGGCCTCTCGCAATCGAAGACTCGAAGAGGCCGGGTACAGACTCTATGAAGCGGCACGGGATAACGACACCGAGGGCGTTAAGAGGTGGAGCGAAAGAGTTATCGAGCTTCAAGCTCAGAGGGAAGCAGGGGCCGAGGCTGAAGGAGGCGGCGGGTTGCGATGCGTCCCTCTCGCTCTATGTAGCTCGGAGCCGGTTAAATGGTTAATCGATGGTCTTGTGCCCGAGGGATTCCCAAGCTACTTATACGCACGGGAAGGTCTCGGAAAATCGTTTCTAGCGGCCCTACTGGCCATCGAGGTATGCAGAGGCGGTGGCTCATTCATGGGCCACAGTTACCCTGAGGAACCCGTAAACGTCCTCTACGTCGATTACGAGCTTTCGTCAGGGGTTCACGCCGAGCGAGGGGAGAAAATCTCTCATGGGTTAAACCTTCCCGGCATCCCGGAGAATCTTTTTTACAGTAATCCGAAAGTGCCTATAATGGCGGCCCTGCCGGACATTAAAAAACTGATAGCCCGTAATAATATTGGGTTCATCATAGTCGATGCATGGCAATCAGCCGGTCTGGATTCTTTCGACCCGGCAGTTGCGGCGGCTTACTTCGCGGCCATGAGGGGATTAGGCGTTTCCAGCCTGACGATTGACCATGAAAAGAAGACGCAAAACGGTATAGATTCTGGCGGTGATTCTTTTTACGGAGGCGTTCACAAGTTGACTCAGAGCCGGAGCGGGTTCCGACTCACAAGAACCGGAGACGGGAAGAACCCTGTAACTCTGCTACTTCGACAGACTAAAAACTCATTCGGGCCGCTAGCCGAAGATATGACCTTCGACGTGAATTTCGAGGGCGACAGAATTTCATTTACGCAGTCGAACGCGCCGAATCCCGAGGACAGGGACTGCGAGCTCATCGCCAAGGCTATCGCGGATATGGAGGCCGAGGGGACCAGGGTTAATCGAACAGCCCTCACTGAATATTTCGCGGGCGTGATAGGCCAAAAGCGTTTACGCCTCCTATTAGACAAAGGGGACGGCGAACTATGGGAATCATCTCCCGGAGACCGGACGGAAAGGCTCTATAAATCGAGACCGGCAGAATGGCACCCCTATAAGAGGGGCCAGTCTGCCAGTGTGATGAACACGGTTGAAGGAGGCGAGGATTGCGGCTACCCGGAGGTGTTGAATGGATAA